Proteins encoded within one genomic window of Triticum aestivum cultivar Chinese Spring chromosome 2D, IWGSC CS RefSeq v2.1, whole genome shotgun sequence:
- the LOC123048718 gene encoding uncharacterized protein, producing MSRERKKAAALQEKMQILRSITHSHALSNPSIVMDASEYIKGLKQKIARLNQEIAREEDTHSHKQNSFPTVSVEALGHGFLVNVSSDKSYPGLLVAVLEAFEELGLTVLQATASCADTFRLEAVGGENQAGSVDEDVIRRAVQQAITNCGAEQGDQ from the exons ATGTCGAGGGAGCGCAAGAAGGCAGCTGCCCTACAGGAGAAGATGCAGATTCTGCGCTCCATCACTCACTCCCACGCG CTGAGCAATCCTTCCATAGTCATGGACGCGTCAGAGTACATCAAGGGGCTGAAGCAGAAGATCGCGAGGCTCAATCAGGAGATAGCACGCGAGGAAGACACGCACTCGCACAAGCAGAACTCTTTCCCCACG GTGAGCGTGGAAGCCCTAGGGCATGGGTTCCTCGTGAACGTGTCCTCCGACAAGAGCTACCCCGGGTTGCTCGTCGCCGTGCTGGAGGCGTTCGAGGAGCTGGGCCTCACCGTGCTCCAGGCCACGGCGTCTTGCGCCGATACGTTCCGCCTCGAGGCCGTCGGAGGAGAG AACCAGGCGGGGAGTGTGGATGAGGATGTCATCAGGCGGGCGGTGCAGCAGGCCATCACCAACTGCGGCGCGGAGCAAGGGGATCAGTAG